TTCGACGGCCTTGGACATGGATTCGACAATCTTCGCCTTGCCGGATTGGGCGGCCTCGAGCGTGATGTCGCTCAGAATAACCGCATAGCCGGCCGTCGCGCTGACCTGCGCTATTCCGCAACCCATCTGTCCGGCGCCGATCACGCCGACCTTCCTGATGTTTCCCGTCATGTCCTCTTCCCGCGTATCTGACGCCGCTGTTTGTCGCATTCTGCGATTGCTGCGTTGCAATGTAAACCGGACTTGTGCAGTCACTCCGGATCAAGGCCCAGTTCGCGGCGAAGTTTTCGCGACAGCCTGGCGGCCACGATGCGGTGACTTTCCGAGATATACGCCTTCAGTGCCTCGTCATCCATCGTCTCGGAAGACACGCGCTGGATCCAGGTCATGCCGCGCGACGCGAGATAGGGGGCCGGGCGAAGTCCGGGTTGTTCCCGCAGGATCTCGAATGCCGCCTCGGAAACCTTGAATGTGACTGCCGGTTCCTCACCGTCATTCCAGCCGGCGATCGCGAACACCTTGCCGCCGACCTTCCAGACATGGGCACCGCCCCATTGCACGA
This portion of the Oricola thermophila genome encodes:
- a CDS encoding MmcQ/YjbR family DNA-binding protein codes for the protein MRLDDYNRFCAGLPGTTRVVQWGGAHVWKVGGKVFAIAGWNDGEEPAVTFKVSEAAFEILREQPGLRPAPYLASRGMTWIQRVSSETMDDEALKAYISESHRIVAARLSRKLRRELGLDPE